Proteins from a genomic interval of Peromyscus leucopus breed LL Stock chromosome 12, UCI_PerLeu_2.1, whole genome shotgun sequence:
- the LOC114698372 gene encoding keratin-associated protein 8-1 — MYYTDFEGSVFPGCYWGSYGYPLGYSVGCGYGSTYSPVGYGLGYGYNGCGAYRRYWPYALY; from the coding sequence ATGTACTACACCGACTTCGAAGGCTCTGTCTTCCCAGGGTGCTACTGGGGCAGCTACGGCTACCCTCTGGGGTACAGTGTTGGCTGTGGCTATGGTAGCACCTACTCTCCAGTGGGCTATGGCCTTGGCTATGGCTACAATGGCTGTGGGGCTTACAGAAGATACTGGCCATATGCTCTCTACTGA